CCGCCCAAACGATTCTGTATAAATAAAAAAAACAAGGATTAAAAGGCAACTGACACCCCATAAGGAGAACAAACCCATGAACACAAGTCTTGAACAGGAAACGGTTCATCCAAAGAAATCGGGGCAGACCGGAATGTCGCGTTGTTTGTTCGGGGATTGGCCGCGGCGAATGGTGCTCAAGTTGGCTCTGCCCGTTACAGACTTACCGCTTTCCCTGCCGTCCTGCAAGGAACGCATGAGCACTGATGTTAAGGCCTGTTAAAAACAGGGAGAGGAAACCAGATCTATGTCAACGATCGTCTTAGTCATACTCATTCTTTTGCTGGTCGGGGCCTTGCCGGTCTGGCCGTACAGTTCGTCGTGGGGGCCCTACCCCAGTGGCGGGCTTGGATTGGTGCTGGTGATCGTGCTGATTCTGGCTTTGACAGGAAGAGTGTAAGCCTCGCTTTGCGATCTTTTTGTTTATCATAAGAGAGACGGAGAAGTTGGGTATGCCCTTAAGAAAAACCACATGGTGGACCATAGTAGTCGGATTATTCTTGTTGGGTTCAATGGGGGGAATGCTGTTGGCTTCTACAAACCCTACCGACTCAAAGGTATCAGCGACCAACCCGGGAAAGCCAATCACGACTTCGGCCTTACATATCGTGAATGAAGAAGGTCAGGTCCGTGCAACCCTGAGTCTGTGGGACGGTGAGCACCCGGCACTCATCATGGGAGATGAGCATTGTGACCGTCGAACTTCTCTTGCCGTGTATGGGAAGGAGCGAACCGGATTAACTCTCTACGGAGAGGACTGTAAGCGGAGGGTTGCTTTGGAAGTTCAGAGCGATGACCTCCCAATGTTCGTT
Above is a window of Candidatus Nitrospira neomarina DNA encoding:
- a CDS encoding DUF3309 domain-containing protein, which codes for MSTIVLVILILLLVGALPVWPYSSSWGPYPSGGLGLVLVIVLILALTGRV